From the genome of Spirosomataceae bacterium TFI 002, one region includes:
- a CDS encoding DNA-binding transcriptional regulator, AcrR family produces the protein MRPQKILDKDLLAALSKVFRAKGYEGASLADLAEEVGLQKASLYHRFPQGKKEMADAVLAHIGQWVEVNIFAVLRDATLSPNVRLKAALSHVRALYDGGNESCSFRAFSMESGLSLFEESINNGMNEWISAFTSLGISTNLTPEKAKEYALQTLIDIQGSLIVAKGMSDLQVFENTLQNIESRYSRA, from the coding sequence ATGAGACCACAGAAAATTCTTGATAAGGATTTATTGGCTGCCCTAAGCAAAGTGTTCAGGGCAAAGGGGTACGAAGGGGCTAGTCTTGCGGATTTGGCAGAAGAGGTTGGATTACAAAAAGCAAGTTTGTATCACCGATTTCCACAAGGAAAGAAAGAGATGGCAGATGCTGTACTAGCACACATTGGTCAGTGGGTAGAGGTAAATATTTTTGCGGTTTTAAGAGATGCAACCCTTTCTCCAAATGTAAGACTAAAAGCAGCATTGTCTCACGTGAGAGCACTTTACGATGGAGGAAATGAATCTTGTTCTTTTCGAGCCTTTTCTATGGAGTCGGGATTAAGTCTATTTGAAGAAAGCATAAATAATGGAATGAATGAATGGATAAGTGCCTTTACCAGCTTGGGTATTTCTACCAATCTAACTCCAGAAAAAGCTAAGGAATACGCCTTACAGACGCTTATTGACATTCAAGGAAGTTTGATTGTAGCGAAGGGGATGAGTGACTTACAAGTTTTTGAAAACACATTGCAGAATATAGAGAGTAGATACAGTCGGGCTTAA
- a CDS encoding Pimeloyl-ACP methyl ester carboxylesterase has protein sequence MKQINYKKLDVNGISITYREAGDPKKPTLVLLHGYPSSSHQYRKVLNQLSDEYHLIAPDYPGFGLSDFPSPADYAYTFDNLAATMTTFLELKGLNSYTLMMQDYGAPIGFRIATANPEKVTAIITQNGNAYEEGIGEAWQGIKEFWKQRNEATEKALLPAFTLEGLKWQYTHGTRDPENVNPDCWHLDYLRMNRPNAHKVNLDLWFDYQSNLKLYPQWQQYLREQQPPVLVVWGKNDEYFSASGAEAFKKDVKDIDFHLFDTGHFALEEDGDLIIEKMRTFLKRVS, from the coding sequence ATGAAGCAAATCAATTACAAAAAACTGGATGTAAATGGAATAAGTATAACCTATAGAGAAGCAGGAGATCCAAAAAAGCCAACACTTGTGCTTTTGCACGGATACCCTTCATCATCACATCAATATAGGAAAGTACTGAATCAGCTTTCAGATGAATATCATTTGATAGCTCCGGATTATCCGGGATTTGGCTTGAGTGATTTTCCATCACCAGCAGACTATGCCTATACTTTTGACAACTTAGCGGCAACAATGACGACCTTTTTGGAATTAAAAGGCTTGAATTCTTATACGCTGATGATGCAAGACTATGGTGCTCCTATTGGTTTTAGAATAGCTACGGCAAATCCAGAAAAAGTAACTGCCATTATAACACAAAACGGAAATGCTTATGAAGAAGGAATAGGAGAGGCCTGGCAAGGGATCAAAGAGTTTTGGAAACAGAGGAACGAAGCTACTGAAAAGGCTCTTTTGCCTGCTTTTACCTTAGAAGGTTTAAAATGGCAATACACTCACGGCACTAGGGACCCTGAAAATGTTAATCCAGATTGCTGGCATTTAGATTATCTGCGAATGAACCGCCCAAATGCTCATAAGGTAAATCTGGATTTATGGTTTGACTACCAAAGCAATTTAAAGTTGTACCCTCAGTGGCAGCAGTACCTGAGAGAGCAACAGCCTCCTGTATTAGTGGTTTGGGGCAAAAACGATGAGTATTTTTCCGCTAGTGGAGCCGAAGCCTTTAAAAAAGATGTAAAAGACATTGATTTCCATTTGTTTGATACGGGACACTTTGCACTAGAAGAAGATGGCGATTTGATTATTGAAAAAATGAGAACCTTCTTGAAAAGAGTATCTTAA
- a CDS encoding Lipid A 3-O-deacylase (PagL) — protein MRNYFIIIGLLLWSTGQATAQEDELFNNTKHRVGLISGCGCQNVNQLLTSINESHALVIKDYLNAKGIDPEQVGLNVEYDYQILFFQFQYYWAFLRKKSWGLDLVVQPQYNLTKFKIEDNPNELKGYELGVNAGVMIRKNLFKDRLSIYSIISAGPHYLSGCPERQSKGFIFSDNLFAGLNLKLFKNTYLDFRPGFRHISNASLSRPNGGLNNFVISAGVMHNL, from the coding sequence ATGCGAAATTACTTCATAATCATTGGCCTATTATTGTGGTCTACCGGACAAGCAACTGCACAAGAAGATGAGCTTTTCAACAATACAAAACATAGAGTAGGTCTAATCTCTGGTTGTGGCTGTCAAAATGTTAATCAGCTCCTAACTAGTATAAACGAATCCCATGCTCTGGTCATAAAAGATTACTTAAACGCTAAAGGAATTGATCCTGAGCAAGTAGGTCTTAATGTCGAATATGATTATCAAATCCTATTCTTTCAATTTCAATACTATTGGGCATTTTTACGTAAAAAGTCTTGGGGATTAGACCTTGTTGTGCAGCCACAATACAACCTAACTAAGTTCAAGATTGAAGATAATCCAAATGAATTGAAAGGATACGAGCTTGGTGTAAATGCTGGCGTAATGATCAGAAAAAACCTTTTCAAAGATAGATTGAGCATCTATTCCATTATTTCTGCTGGGCCTCACTATCTATCTGGATGCCCAGAAAGGCAATCAAAGGGCTTTATTTTTTCCGACAATTTGTTCGCTGGGCTAAACTTAAAACTTTTCAAAAACACTTACCTAGACTTTAGGCCAGGATTCAGGCACATTAGCAATGCAAGCCTAAGTCGACCAAATGGCGGATTGAATAATTTCGTAATCAGTGCTGGAGTCATGCACAACTTATAA
- a CDS encoding FixH protein — translation MNWGKKIALGYLSFVALMVFMVYMCMQQKDIFLVTEDYYQKELVYEDVIVKKQNTAKLSSEVEINYAENGIKLDFPAESKGSTGTVTFYRPSDTKLDQSMPLVLGNGTSQIIPTNGMQKGLYVLKIDWQTNQKGYYLEQKITI, via the coding sequence ATGAATTGGGGAAAGAAAATAGCACTAGGATATCTAAGTTTTGTTGCCCTCATGGTATTCATGGTTTACATGTGCATGCAGCAAAAAGACATCTTTTTGGTAACCGAAGATTACTATCAAAAAGAGCTCGTGTATGAAGATGTAATTGTCAAAAAACAAAACACTGCTAAACTAAGCTCCGAAGTAGAAATTAATTATGCCGAAAATGGCATCAAGCTAGACTTTCCCGCTGAAAGTAAAGGAAGCACAGGAACTGTGACTTTCTACCGACCATCTGACACAAAACTTGACCAAAGCATGCCTTTGGTATTGGGAAATGGAACCAGTCAAATCATACCTACAAATGGAATGCAAAAAGGATTATATGTCCTAAAGATTGACTGGCAAACCAACCAAAAAGGATATTACCTAGAGCAAAAAATCACGATCTAA
- a CDS encoding cytochrome c oxidase accessory protein FixG, translating to MHTEAIYEELYEDNDEYRDTIATVDKDGKRIWLYPKKPKGKFYNKRILATVGFLAVFFAVPFIKIGGMPLLMMNFFDRKFVIFGQLFLPQDFVLFGIGMIIFVLFIVLFTVSFGRVWCGWLCPQTVFMEMIFRPIENWLEGDGRRQKNFDQGPMNFDKAWRKTLKHTIYIVFSIIIAHFTMAYILGVEGVIEVVSQPPSAHLSGFIGIVVFTVLFYYVFSRLREQVCVTICPYGRLQGVLVNRDTMTIIYDFLRGEPRGRIKKNQTEEEQEKQGDCVDCGLCVQVCPTGIDIRNGIQLECVNCTACIDACDDVMEKVGKPKGLIRYASVESVEKKVPYTFSKRSMAYSVVLLALIGIEATLLITRDMVDTTIMRVPGQLYQKQDDGGISNLYNAQIVNKTQEDVEVGLTVEDENATVSIVGDVATVTVPAGGKKEVIFFVKYPEGIINQRKTDLEVLVKSNGKEIDNIGTTFLGPNK from the coding sequence ATGCATACCGAAGCCATTTACGAAGAACTGTACGAAGACAATGATGAGTACAGAGACACCATTGCCACCGTAGACAAAGACGGCAAAAGAATATGGCTATACCCCAAAAAGCCGAAAGGGAAGTTCTATAACAAGAGAATCCTTGCCACAGTCGGCTTTTTGGCTGTATTTTTTGCAGTACCATTCATCAAAATAGGTGGAATGCCACTTTTGATGATGAATTTCTTCGATCGTAAATTCGTAATCTTCGGACAACTCTTTTTGCCACAAGACTTCGTTTTGTTTGGCATTGGGATGATTATTTTTGTCTTGTTTATTGTTCTTTTTACCGTTTCATTTGGTAGAGTTTGGTGCGGTTGGTTATGCCCACAAACTGTTTTCATGGAAATGATATTCAGACCTATTGAGAACTGGCTTGAGGGAGATGGAAGAAGACAAAAGAACTTTGACCAAGGCCCCATGAACTTTGATAAGGCATGGCGTAAAACACTGAAACACACCATTTACATTGTCTTCTCCATCATAATTGCACACTTTACCATGGCCTACATTCTAGGTGTAGAAGGTGTAATAGAAGTTGTTTCGCAGCCACCAAGTGCTCACCTTTCTGGTTTTATTGGTATTGTTGTTTTCACAGTTCTTTTCTATTACGTTTTTAGTAGATTAAGAGAGCAAGTATGTGTTACAATTTGTCCTTATGGTCGTCTGCAAGGAGTATTGGTAAATAGAGATACCATGACAATCATCTACGATTTTTTACGTGGTGAGCCTAGAGGTAGAATTAAGAAAAACCAAACTGAAGAAGAGCAAGAAAAGCAAGGTGACTGTGTGGATTGTGGCTTATGTGTTCAAGTTTGCCCTACAGGAATCGATATCAGAAACGGAATTCAGTTGGAATGTGTAAACTGTACTGCTTGTATAGATGCATGTGACGACGTAATGGAGAAAGTAGGTAAGCCAAAAGGACTTATCCGCTATGCTTCTGTAGAGTCTGTAGAGAAGAAAGTACCTTATACATTTAGCAAGCGATCAATGGCCTATTCGGTTGTGCTTTTGGCATTGATAGGTATTGAGGCAACATTGCTTATTACTCGCGACATGGTTGATACTACAATCATGCGTGTTCCTGGTCAATTATACCAAAAACAAGATGATGGAGGAATAAGCAACCTTTATAACGCACAGATTGTTAACAAGACACAAGAAGACGTGGAGGTAGGTTTAACAGTAGAAGATGAAAATGCAACAGTATCTATCGTAGGTGATGTAGCCACGGTTACGGTCCCTGCAGGTGGTAAAAAAGAAGTCATCTTTTTTGTTAAATATCCTGAAGGAATAATCAACCAGCGGAAAACCGACCTTGAAGTTCTTGTAAAAAGTAATGGTAAGGAAATCGACAATATTGGAACGACCTTTTTAGGTCCAAACAAATAA
- a CDS encoding cytochrome c oxidase cbb3-type subunit 3 — protein MDPKLQNGEELFQTLLLIFLALIVVILLVAVVNVYLMARKVLDDKMGIVRETNSMSIWERFNGLKPIKEEESITLDHSYDGIRELDNHLPPWWLGMFYSGIIFGIVYLLNYHVWHWSPSQSEEYEIAMAEAAEQKSSNLAGEGNAIDESSVVLVTDAKGIAEGSAIYAGNCVACHGKLGEGGVGPNLTDEFWLHGGSVSDIFKTIKYGIPEKGMIPWDGTLSPSQMQNVTSYITTLVGTNPPNGKAAQGDKYVPEAPAAATEETPTEKTEEVALLN, from the coding sequence ATGGATCCTAAATTACAAAATGGCGAAGAGTTGTTCCAGACTCTCCTACTCATATTTCTAGCCTTAATTGTTGTTATTTTGCTTGTTGCTGTGGTAAATGTTTACCTAATGGCTCGTAAAGTTTTGGACGACAAAATGGGCATCGTTCGCGAAACCAACTCTATGAGTATATGGGAACGATTCAATGGCCTAAAACCAATCAAGGAAGAAGAATCAATCACACTTGACCATAGCTATGACGGTATACGCGAGCTTGATAATCACCTTCCACCATGGTGGCTAGGAATGTTTTATAGCGGTATTATTTTTGGTATCGTATATCTACTGAACTATCACGTGTGGCATTGGAGCCCTAGTCAAAGCGAAGAGTACGAAATCGCTATGGCAGAAGCAGCTGAGCAGAAAAGTAGCAACCTTGCAGGTGAAGGAAATGCGATCGACGAAAGTAGCGTTGTTTTAGTTACTGATGCCAAAGGTATTGCAGAAGGCTCGGCCATCTATGCAGGAAACTGTGTAGCATGTCATGGTAAGCTAGGAGAAGGTGGAGTAGGACCAAACTTAACAGATGAGTTCTGGCTTCACGGAGGATCAGTAAGTGATATTTTCAAAACGATCAAATACGGTATTCCAGAAAAAGGAATGATCCCTTGGGATGGTACACTATCTCCAAGTCAGATGCAAAACGTAACAAGTTATATTACCACTTTGGTAGGAACCAATCCTCCTAATGGAAAAGCTGCTCAGGGAGATAAATATGTTCCAGAAGCACCAGCAGCCGCAACAGAAGAAACTCCAACCGAAAAAACTGAAGAAGTAGCACTTCTCAACTAA
- a CDS encoding cytochrome c oxidase cbb3-type subunit I/II produces MRFLTKPQFSSSSDSAGNLEGFYYDNKIVKAFMMATVVFGVVGMLAGLTAAIQLFWPAANMGNQYTTFGRMRPLHTNAIIFAFVGNGFFTGLYYSLPRLLKTSLFSNVLSWLHFWGWQLIIVAAAITLPLGMTQGKEYAELEWWIDISIAIVWVIFTINLIGTIIKRRERHMYVAIWFYIATAVTVALLHIVNSISIPVSFSKSYSWYAGMQDALVQWWYGHNAVAFFLTTSYLGLMYYFLPKAAKRPVYSYKLSIIHFWSLIFIYIWAGPHHLLYTALPEWAQNLGVAFSVMLVAPSWGGMLNGLLTLRGAWDRVREDPVLKFFVVAVTCYGMATFEGPLLSLKNVNAIGHYTDWIIAHVHIGALGWNGFLTFGMVYWLVPKIWKTKLYSVKLANVHFWVGTLGIIFYALPLYWAGFTQSLMWKEFTADGFLAYPNFLETVTRIIPMYVMRALGGTIYLTGTLIMVYNLIKTAQQGTFQATEYDEAPALAKNVNITGGHWHSVLERKPVLFTVLAFVAVFIGGAIEFVPTWLVESNVPTIASVKPYTPLELEGRDIYVREGCYTCHSQMIRPFRSETERYGEYSKAGEFVYDHPFQWGSKRTGPDLHRIGGKYPDSWHYNHMLDPTSMSPGSIMPAYPWLFDDNYDQEGIAGKIRAMQTLGVPYAEGYAEVAVNDMNAQAEKIAKNLGEASIEVSSDREIIALIAYLQRMGTDIKGEQTALK; encoded by the coding sequence ATGCGTTTTTTGACCAAACCACAATTCTCGTCCAGTTCTGATTCAGCCGGAAATCTCGAAGGTTTTTACTACGACAATAAGATCGTAAAAGCCTTTATGATGGCAACCGTTGTTTTCGGAGTCGTTGGAATGCTAGCAGGACTTACTGCGGCTATTCAATTATTTTGGCCAGCGGCCAATATGGGTAATCAATATACCACATTTGGTAGAATGAGACCTTTGCACACCAATGCAATCATTTTTGCATTTGTAGGTAATGGCTTTTTCACTGGTTTATATTACTCATTACCTCGATTGCTCAAAACCTCACTTTTTAGCAACGTTCTTTCATGGCTTCACTTCTGGGGGTGGCAACTTATCATAGTTGCAGCGGCTATTACGCTTCCTTTAGGAATGACACAAGGTAAAGAATACGCCGAACTTGAGTGGTGGATTGATATCTCTATCGCTATTGTATGGGTAATATTTACAATCAACTTAATAGGAACAATTATTAAAAGACGAGAGCGTCACATGTATGTGGCGATTTGGTTTTATATAGCTACAGCTGTTACAGTTGCACTTCTTCACATCGTAAACTCAATTTCAATACCTGTAAGTTTTTCTAAAAGTTACTCTTGGTACGCAGGTATGCAAGATGCACTTGTACAATGGTGGTATGGTCACAATGCTGTTGCATTTTTCTTGACTACTTCGTACTTAGGATTGATGTACTACTTTTTACCTAAGGCGGCAAAAAGACCAGTTTACTCATATAAGTTATCTATAATTCACTTTTGGTCACTGATTTTCATATACATATGGGCAGGACCTCACCACTTATTATATACTGCACTTCCAGAATGGGCTCAAAACCTAGGAGTTGCTTTTTCAGTAATGCTTGTTGCTCCATCTTGGGGTGGTATGCTTAACGGACTACTTACACTTCGTGGAGCTTGGGATAGAGTAAGAGAAGATCCAGTTCTTAAGTTCTTCGTTGTTGCTGTAACTTGTTATGGTATGGCCACTTTTGAAGGACCATTACTTTCTCTTAAAAACGTAAACGCTATTGGTCACTATACTGACTGGATTATTGCTCACGTACACATTGGTGCTTTGGGATGGAATGGATTCTTGACCTTCGGTATGGTTTACTGGTTGGTACCAAAAATCTGGAAAACAAAATTATACTCTGTTAAACTTGCCAATGTTCACTTCTGGGTAGGAACGCTTGGAATCATTTTTTACGCTCTTCCATTATATTGGGCTGGATTTACGCAAAGTTTGATGTGGAAAGAGTTTACTGCTGACGGTTTCTTAGCATACCCTAACTTCTTAGAAACTGTAACTCGTATCATTCCAATGTACGTAATGAGAGCTCTTGGTGGTACTATATACCTTACAGGAACATTGATTATGGTTTACAACTTAATCAAAACTGCACAACAAGGTACTTTCCAGGCTACGGAATATGATGAAGCTCCAGCTTTAGCAAAGAATGTAAATATCACTGGTGGCCACTGGCACTCAGTACTAGAGCGTAAGCCAGTATTGTTTACTGTATTAGCTTTTGTTGCAGTATTTATTGGTGGAGCTATTGAGTTTGTTCCAACTTGGTTGGTAGAGTCAAACGTACCTACAATTGCATCTGTAAAACCATATACTCCGCTAGAGTTAGAAGGTAGAGATATTTATGTAAGAGAAGGATGTTATACATGTCACTCTCAAATGATTCGTCCGTTCCGTAGTGAAACAGAACGATATGGAGAATACAGTAAGGCTGGTGAGTTTGTTTATGATCACCCATTCCAGTGGGGATCTAAGAGAACTGGTCCAGATTTACATAGAATAGGTGGAAAGTATCCTGATAGCTGGCATTACAACCACATGCTTGACCCTACTTCCATGTCACCTGGTTCTATAATGCCTGCATACCCTTGGTTATTTGACGATAATTATGATCAAGAAGGCATTGCCGGAAAAATAAGAGCAATGCAAACGCTAGGAGTACCATACGCAGAAGGTTACGCAGAAGTAGCTGTTAATGATATGAATGCTCAAGCCGAGAAAATAGCTAAAAACCTAGGAGAAGCTAGTATAGAAGTGTCATCTGATCGTGAGATCATTGCACTTATTGCTTACCTCCAAAGAATGGGTACAGATATCAAAGGCGAGCAAACAGCTCTCAAATAA
- a CDS encoding antitoxin of type II TA system, VapB codes for MRTNIEINDELMAEAMKLSNKITKKQLVENALELYIDMMKRKGMLDLFGKVDWDGDLNQMRLNEGEKLGI; via the coding sequence ATGCGAACAAATATTGAGATAAATGATGAATTAATGGCTGAGGCCATGAAATTAAGTAATAAGATTACTAAGAAACAATTAGTTGAAAATGCCCTTGAATTATATATAGATATGATGAAAAGAAAAGGTATGCTCGATTTGTTTGGAAAAGTAGATTGGGATGGGGATTTAAACCAAATGAGGCTTAATGAAGGTGAGAAACTTGGTATTTGA
- a CDS encoding cytochrome oxidase maturation protein, cbb3-type, with protein sequence MDVIILLVVAALLVAGGFLAAFFWATKDGQFDDTYTPAIRMLFDDEAKRSDHKPVVKKDIIE encoded by the coding sequence ATGGACGTAATTATACTATTAGTGGTGGCAGCTTTACTAGTTGCAGGAGGTTTTTTAGCAGCTTTTTTTTGGGCAACAAAAGATGGGCAATTTGACGACACTTACACGCCCGCGATAAGAATGTTGTTTGACGACGAGGCAAAGCGTAGTGATCACAAACCAGTTGTGAAGAAAGATATAATTGAATAA
- a CDS encoding Cu+-exporting ATPase produces the protein MENKTTTKVESICYHCGVQFDDNQITLDDHVFCCNGCSTVYELLKDNNLCTYYDLNDNAGISLKSKNFEGKFDYLSSSEISDKLLDFKSDTIQKVTLYIPGIHCSSCVWLLENFPKIKAGVFNSRLNFVKKTLSLTFDPSQTNLKELVELLATLGYEPFISYEDNNSGQQPTKTDNHLIRQIAVVGFCMGNIMLLSFPEYFNIQNSGDSKYQLFFLYLNFILAIPVYFYGGWDYLKGSLISLRTLVKKETTVLSIDLPIAIGITALFVRSLYETFANQSAGYWDSLAGLVFFLLVGKWVQKKTFEFLTFERTFKSYFPLAVFVKNKKAYHNIAELSEKDIILIKNEEIIPADGVISKGIAHIDYSFVTGESELTKLLPGDGVFAGGRQLGEAIEITVSKKVDNSYLTQLWNDAAFKKSKKEDDTKLSQGFIKYFTLITLGIALVTGIYWYNVNPSLIWPSVTAVLMVACPCALTLSMPFTMGTVMGILGKNKFFIRSQEVIQKLQEIDDVVFDKTGTLTSAKNSEVLFYSDNQDYNSEIFSLVSQSSHPLSKAVCTYFGGNATKLEVTDFQEFHGEGISGKCNNQYIKIGTADFCNTSKSLIRPKGKVYVAIDGFYQGCFEINTSKRKGAKGLLYSFKANYNIHLLSGDNDSDKMKFAGPFGDSMHFGQKPEEKLKFINTLNQEGKNVLMIGDGLNDAGALQKSQVGIVISEDTNRFSPACDAILDASVFDKLVDYLKFGKAAINIVKLSFLLSVVYNVIGIGWAVTGSLSPVLAAIFMPLSSISVVLFSVGITYLYAYHKNLLNTKSWT, from the coding sequence ATGGAGAATAAAACTACCACAAAAGTAGAGTCAATATGTTATCATTGTGGAGTGCAATTTGATGATAATCAAATCACTTTGGATGATCATGTCTTTTGTTGTAATGGCTGCTCAACAGTATATGAATTACTGAAAGACAACAACTTATGCACTTACTACGATCTCAACGACAACGCAGGAATAAGTTTAAAGAGCAAAAATTTTGAAGGTAAATTTGACTACCTCTCCAGTAGTGAAATAAGTGATAAACTACTAGACTTTAAAAGTGACACGATCCAAAAAGTCACCTTATACATTCCAGGCATTCATTGTAGCTCTTGTGTGTGGCTGCTCGAAAACTTCCCAAAAATCAAGGCTGGTGTTTTCAATTCTAGATTGAACTTTGTCAAGAAAACCCTCAGCCTCACTTTTGATCCCTCTCAAACAAACCTGAAAGAATTAGTGGAGTTGCTCGCCACATTAGGATATGAGCCCTTCATATCTTACGAAGACAACAATAGTGGGCAACAACCTACCAAAACGGATAACCATCTTATTCGACAGATTGCGGTAGTTGGTTTTTGCATGGGAAACATCATGCTTTTGAGTTTTCCCGAATATTTTAATATTCAAAACTCGGGAGATAGTAAGTACCAACTCTTCTTTCTATACCTCAATTTTATTCTAGCAATTCCAGTATATTTTTATGGTGGCTGGGATTACCTCAAGGGCAGCCTAATTAGCTTAAGGACTTTGGTAAAAAAAGAAACTACGGTTCTTAGCATTGACTTACCTATTGCCATAGGAATAACAGCACTATTTGTAAGAAGCTTGTACGAAACTTTTGCAAATCAATCTGCAGGATATTGGGATAGTCTTGCAGGTTTAGTCTTCTTTTTATTGGTTGGAAAATGGGTACAAAAAAAGACTTTTGAATTTCTAACCTTTGAAAGAACTTTCAAATCGTATTTCCCTTTGGCTGTGTTTGTAAAGAATAAAAAAGCCTATCACAATATCGCAGAACTCTCAGAAAAAGACATTATCCTCATTAAGAATGAAGAAATAATTCCGGCAGATGGTGTCATATCTAAAGGTATTGCACACATAGATTATTCATTTGTAACGGGCGAAAGTGAATTAACAAAGCTTCTTCCAGGTGATGGTGTTTTTGCCGGTGGGAGACAATTAGGCGAAGCCATTGAAATCACCGTGAGCAAGAAAGTTGATAACAGCTATCTTACTCAATTGTGGAACGATGCCGCATTTAAGAAAAGCAAAAAGGAAGATGACACAAAATTGTCACAAGGATTTATCAAATACTTTACACTTATTACCCTTGGTATTGCATTAGTAACTGGGATCTATTGGTACAATGTAAACCCAAGTTTAATTTGGCCATCGGTCACAGCGGTTTTAATGGTGGCTTGTCCTTGTGCACTTACTCTTTCTATGCCATTTACAATGGGCACGGTGATGGGTATTTTGGGGAAAAATAAGTTTTTTATCCGTAGCCAAGAGGTCATTCAGAAACTACAGGAAATTGACGATGTGGTCTTTGACAAAACAGGGACGCTTACTTCTGCAAAGAATAGCGAAGTACTATTTTACAGCGACAATCAAGATTACAATTCGGAGATTTTTAGTTTGGTTTCGCAATCCTCACATCCATTAAGTAAGGCTGTTTGTACTTATTTTGGAGGAAATGCAACAAAACTTGAGGTAACAGATTTTCAAGAATTTCATGGAGAAGGAATTTCAGGGAAATGTAACAATCAATATATTAAGATAGGTACGGCCGATTTTTGCAATACGTCAAAGTCTCTAATAAGACCAAAAGGAAAAGTATACGTTGCTATAGATGGTTTTTACCAAGGTTGTTTCGAAATAAATACTTCTAAGCGAAAAGGTGCAAAAGGTCTCTTGTACTCATTCAAAGCGAATTATAACATACACCTTTTGTCGGGCGATAACGATTCCGATAAAATGAAATTTGCAGGCCCATTCGGTGATAGTATGCATTTTGGTCAAAAACCAGAAGAAAAACTCAAGTTCATAAATACCTTAAATCAGGAAGGTAAAAATGTCTTAATGATTGGTGACGGTCTTAATGATGCAGGAGCATTACAAAAGAGCCAAGTAGGAATTGTAATTAGTGAGGACACCAATAGGTTTTCCCCGGCTTGTGATGCCATACTAGATGCTTCCGTATTTGACAAGCTTGTAGACTACCTAAAATTTGGAAAGGCCGCCATTAATATAGTAAAGCTTAGCTTTTTATTGTCTGTGGTATATAATGTTATCGGGATAGGCTGGGCAGTTACAGGGTCACTTTCACCTGTCCTCGCTGCTATTTTCATGCCTTTAAGTTCTATTTCGGTTGTTCTTTTTTCAGTCGGAATTACATACCTTTATGCTTATCATAAAAACCTCTTAAATACGAAATCATGGACGTAA